The Candidatus Obscuribacterales bacterium region AGCTGGGAGGATGGGCAATGGCAGGTGACGGATGAGCTCCATGCCCAGAGCTGGGAGGCGGTGCATGCAGTGGCAATCGGCGGCGATCAAACGTCCATTTACGTGGTCATGAGTCGCACCTTTCAGGCTGGTCAGCTCCAGCCTTGGCTAGACCTGACCCCACAGGTACGCACCCTGGAGTCAGGGAATCCCCTCATTCTAAAACGACGGTTGTAGAAGGGTGGCGTGTGACAGGTCTAGCTTAGAAAAGCCGTGTATCTACCGTACCCAGGGGCGCAAATTCAGCCTATAAAGATTGGGTACTTATCTATGATCAATCCAGTGTTTAGGATGCATGGCATGAACGTAGCCTTCAAACAATCGCGGTGGGTAGGTTCATGGTGCTATACCGTTCATCCAACATGCTGGTAGATGGCCATGGATACAGCTTTCCTGACTCAACTTCATGCCTATTGCCAAGATGATGCAGCATTTGCTGAACTCCAGCAGATTTTGGCAACCTCCGGCCCCGCTGTGCCCACGCTGCTACCGATGGGACAGCAGTCTATTCTCTTTCGCGTGATCACGAAGATTCGCGAATCTCTGGATTTAGCCACTATTTTTCAGACCACCGCCACGGAAGTGCGACAAACCCTAAACGCCGATCGGGTAGGCGTGTTTCGCTTCTATCCCAACTCAGGCTGGGATGATGGGGTTTTTGTGTCCGAAGATGTAGTGCCTCCCTATCGATCGGCGATCGCTGCCAAGGTGCATGATCACTGCTTCGGCGAAAGCTATGCCAGGCGCTACCAAAAAGGCAAGGTCTACGCCATTGATGATATTTATGCAGCCCATCTCAGTCCTTGCCACATCAGTATTTTGGAGCAGTTCCAAGTGCAGGCCAATTTGGTGGTGCCGCTGCTGCAGGGTCAGTATCTTTGGGGACTACTCTGCATTCACCAATGCGCTCGCCCACGCCTATGGCGTCCGGCAGAAATTCACTTTGCCCAGCAGGTAGCGACCCACTTGAGCGTAGCCATTCGGCAGGCAGAACTGTTAGAAACAACTCGGCAACAGGCGGAGCAACTAGCGCAGATGCTGCAGGATTTGCGCCATAGCCAGACCCAGTTAATTCAGCACGAAAAAATGTCTAGCCTAGGGCAGCTAGTGGCAGGGGTAGCCCATGAAATCAACAATCCTGTGAATTTTATTTACGGCAACCTGTCCCATGCACAGCAGTATGCTCAGGACTTAATCAACCTAATTGGTCTCTACCAACAGATCTACCCCGATCCACCGCAGTCTATCCACGATCGCATTGACGATATTGATCTAGACTTTCTGCAAATTGATATCCTATCAACCCTGAAATCGATGCAGGTGGGAGCCGATCGCATTCGGCAAATTGTTCTATCCCTTCGCAACTTTTCTCGGTTAGACGAAGCCGATATGAAACGGGCGAATCTCCATGAAGGGCTGAATAGCACCTTATTGATTCTGCATCACCAACTCAAGGCCACCACCCACCATCCAGCCATTGAGGTGGTGCGCGACTATGGAGACCTCCCGCAGGTGGACTGTTTGCCGGGGCAGCTCAACCAGGTGTTTATGAATATCTTGAGTAATGCCATTGATGCACTGCGAAGCACGGGGGCTCCAGACGAACCCTTCATCACAATCCGCACCTTCTGCACAAAGGCGATCGCTCCTCAGCCAGAAACCATCACCATTGCGATCGCCGACAATGGCCCGGGCATTCCTGCCAACATCCAGCCCCGATTGTTTGATCCCTTTTTCACCACCAAGCCCATTGGTGAAGGCACGGGTTTAGGACTGGCTATCAGCTATAGGATTGTCACGGAAAACCACCATGGCACAATTCGCTGCATCTCGCACCCTGGCCAGGGCTGTGAATTTCAAATTACCATTCCTGTAACCCAAGGGGCGATCGCTTCCGAGTAGCAAGGTCTTAGGACGTTTAGAATAGGGAACATCCCGTTTGCTGTTGTGTCCTTGAAACCCCATTATCAAATTCCTATCGAAGACTGTGGCGAACCTCTGGTGCCGCTGCCCGCCGATGAGTTTGCCTTCGAGCAACCCCACGCCTATGTCAGCTTAGGGGCACCCTATGGCGATCGCTCTCCCTTTTTTGTACGGCAGGGGGTACTCAATCGTCTGCGCACCGCCCAAGCCCAGTTGGCGACCCACCATGCTGACTGGCGGATTTTGATCTTCGACGCCTACCGACCCATTGCTGTGCAGCAGTTTATGGTGGACTATACCCTAGCGGAACTGTTGGACAAACGTCAGATTGAGGGCGATCGCTTAACGCCAGGCCAACAGCAGCAACTCCTTGATGAGGTCTATCAGTTTTGGGCTCCACCCAGCGCCGACCCGGCAACGCCACCGCCCCACAGCACAGGTGCAGCGGTGGACATTACCCTTGTGGATAGCCACGGGCGGCCCATTGACATGGGGTCACCCATTGATGAAATGTCGCCCCGATCCTACCCTGACCATTACCAAGCAGCGATCGCTACCCACCCCCAAGCAGCCCAATTCCACGCCCATCGGCTGCTGTTGCGACAGGTGATGACCAAGGCTGGATTTTGCCAACATCCCCAGGAATGGTGGCATTTTTCTTGGGGTGATCAGCGTTGGGTTTGGCAAGAGACGGTTCAACCCGCGATCGCCCGCTATGGAGGGCTTTAGGTCTGGAAAGCTGGGGTATGCCTGAGGAGATGCGCAGGTCTAGGATGCACCGCAGTAGGTATTCACCTCGTTCACGAGGGCTGTTTCTTGCCCCGTAGCCGTTTGCAAATCAGCAACAGCCTGCTGGGCAGCATCGTTATCCAGGGCACCCACGGCTGTGTAGATAGCACGGCTAGCGCGGCTGGTTTCCTCATACATGGCCACGAACCGCTGCTGATAGTCTTGCAGTTGCTCATCCGCAAATTCTAGTCCTTGCATATCGGCGACCGCCTGATCTGCCGTATCTGCAATGGTATTCAAGGCCTCTGGGTCATCCGGGCTGGCTGCGGTAGTCACCTCTTGCACAGCACTGACCGCACTATTAGCGACTTCAATCAAACGATTACACTGAGCAACTTTGCTTTCACCACAGGCAGCCAGGGTGAGGCCCAGAAGGGCGATCGCAGACATAGAGGCTCTATAGCACAATGACATGGGTGTGTTTCCCCCTAGGGTGTAGTAGTTAGAACGAATGCAGGAATATGGAAGAACTGGACACGTCGCACGGCGGCGGTTACCCGTTATGGCAGGGCATGATTGAACGATTGAGGAAACGTATCATACCGCATCACCACCACCGCTGGGTTGTTGCCCCAAAGGGTAGTGAGGAAGATGGGGTAATGGGTGCTAGTCGGCTGACATGCTAGCCCCTCCATCTATCTTGCCAAGACAGCTTGCGCACATCCTTGCCAAGATAGTACGACATTCCTGGATGGCTTGTAGCTTTCTTGCCTTGGCTAGTGATGTAGAAAGAGAGTCTTGTTTCAAAATCCGATGGGGCGAGCATAACGTCTATCTCCCCAACGTTATCCATCACCGCGATATGTTGATAGGAGCGTTGCATGGGCTTGAGTGTAGGCCTTGGGAGTATTGAAATCATCATGAACCAGGGCAGAGGGCCACTCCACCCGGTGGATCTGATCGTAGACCTGCTGCACCACGGCTCTCAGACCCAGGGTTTCGTCTCGAATCTGATGGAGATGGGGCAGGAGAGTGGCAGAGAATAGGAGGGGATGGCCGAGTTTGCCCTGGTATATTGGGGCGACAATAGGCGCGGCGTGCCGCTTATACGCGTTGAGCAGCGCCACATATAGGTCTGCGGGGCGGGGTTGATCGATGGCGCAGAGAACCAGAGCAGTGACATCCGTGGGAAGGTGGGCCAGGCCGCTGAGAATGGAGCTTACCTTACCCTGTTCGGGATGGGGATTAATCACAATCTGGGTGTTGGGAGCGCAGTCTACTTGGCGGTGGGCATTGTGGGAGCCAAGCACCACGATGGGGATGAGGCCGGCCTGGTGCATCTGTTCGGTTTGGTAGGTAAGCAGAGAGGGGCGATCGCCCCAAGGCAGGGTAGTCTTACAGCGGCCCATGCGGTGGGAGGCACCGGCGGCGAGGAGGAGGGCGGCATAGGTCATGGGACGGAAGGTTTACAACGACGAATTTGGATGAGCTGGGCACAGATGCTGACGGCAATTTCCTCGGGGGTGAGTGCGCCGATGTCGAGACCGATGGGGGCATGGATCGACGAGAGGCGATCGCCCTCTACGCCGTCCTGTTCCAATTGCTTAAAAACTCGATGGATGCGGGCTCGACTGCCAATCATGCCGATATATCGGGGGTTAGGCGCTTGGAGGAGCGATCGCAGGGCCGTGAGGTCGTGGTGGTAGCTGCGGGTGACCAGAGCAATGTAGCTGGCGGGAGGTAGGGTGGGGAGGTGCTCGGTGGCGATGACTCCGGGGGGCAGGGTTGGCCACAAGTCTGGGCGATCGTCTTGGATCCAGACCTGAAAGTCAATGACCTGGGCTAGACGAGCGAGGGACAAGCCCACGTGCCCAGCTCCCACAATCAGCAGGGTGGGACTGGGATGCAGGACATGGAAGAACTGCTGACCATCGGGGGCGATCGCACTTTGGTTGAGAAGAGTGATCGATAGGGTCGGCAATGTGTCGGAGAGAGGGATCGTCAAGGTCACGGCATGGCCGGCGCTGAGCTGGGTGATCAGGATCTGCAGGAGGGCGATCGCCTCGTCCCCCACCCACGGGGCGACCCACACCTGCATCTGGCCACCACAGACCCCATGGCGGCCGGGCTGGGCCGTGGCCGCCAGGTCAATGGTCACTCGCTGGGGGATTCCCTGACAGAGCACGTCACGGCCCGCCTCAATCACCGCTGCCTCCCCCGCCCCGCCACCGATGGTATTCCAGGTGCGATCGCCTGTGATCGCCATCATGGCCCCCACCTCCCGAGGCACCGATCTTTGGGTGTGGATCACGGTCGCGATCGCCACCGGTTCCTGGCACAAGACATCCAGCACCTGGCGATAAAACTCAAGGGTCATGACGTTCGTGCAAAGCCCGCCACACCCGTTCCGGGGTCATGGGCAGTTGGTAGAGACGCACGCCGGTGGCATTAGCGATGGCATTGGCGACGGCGGGAGCGGTGCAGTTGGTGCCAATTTCGCCGATGCCCTTGGCTCCGAGGGGGCCGTGGGGGTCGGGCTGTTCGATGAATTCAATCTCAATCGGGGGGATCTCTTTAGCCAGAGGCAGGCGGTAGGTGCGAAACAGGGGATTGACCGTCTGCCCCTGACTATCGCGAATTAGCTCTTCCTGGAGGGCATAGCCCAGCCCCATGACCGTGCCGCCAATGGCCTGGCCTTCGCAGATCCGTGGGTTGATGGCTTTACCAATGTCGAGCACCTGCACACAGCGCAGCACCGTGACCCGACCGGTGTCCAGATCCACCTCAACTTCCACGCCCTGTACGGCGAAGGTGAGAGTGGAGGCATCGGCGGCGTAGGATTGTTCCACGGTCAGGATTTCGCCGGTGGCCAGCACTTTCTCGGCTAGGGTGGTCAGGGGCAGGGATGTCGGCCCCATCACCTGGGTGGAGGCAAGGGATAGATCGGTGGACGATAGGTTCAAGAGCTGGCTGGCCTGGTGCAGCAGCAGCGATCGCAGCTCCTGGGCGGCGCGCAGGCAGGCGGTTCCGGAAATATACAGCGTGGCAGAGGCGTAGGAGCCAGCATCAAAGGGCGTTTGTTGGGTATCGGCGGCAATTAGATCAATGGCCTCGACGGTGGTGCTCAACTGATCGGCAATGATCTGGCGCAGGGTAGTGTCGGAGCCGGTACCCACGTCCACGGCACCGGTGCGCAGTTCGTAGCGGCCATCAGGCTTCAGCCGTAGGCTTACCCGGGCCTCGTGAATTTTGGCTAACCCGCTGCCCTGCATGGCGATCGCATACCCCACCCCCCGCCGCCGCGATCCCTCGACCACCGGCGCAGAATTGCCCAAGCGCTGCTGTACCCGGGCCACGGCTTCCTCTAGACCATAGCTGCCAATCAGGTGGAAATGGTGGTCGCTGCCCAGCAGAATTTCTCCTTGGGGGGTGATCACTTGGCGTCGTCGCAGGGCAAGGGAGTCTAAACCCAAAAT contains the following coding sequences:
- a CDS encoding M15 family metallopeptidase, with the translated sequence MSLKPHYQIPIEDCGEPLVPLPADEFAFEQPHAYVSLGAPYGDRSPFFVRQGVLNRLRTAQAQLATHHADWRILIFDAYRPIAVQQFMVDYTLAELLDKRQIEGDRLTPGQQQQLLDEVYQFWAPPSADPATPPPHSTGAAVDITLVDSHGRPIDMGSPIDEMSPRSYPDHYQAAIATHPQAAQFHAHRLLLRQVMTKAGFCQHPQEWWHFSWGDQRWVWQETVQPAIARYGGL
- a CDS encoding molybdopterin cofactor-binding domain-containing protein; the protein is QKAKALPGVVLVLTHEDAERRPYSTAGHGAPVPDPHDHYLLDNKVRFVGDRVAAVVAETEAIALQACGLIDVDYEVLPPVLDPLLSMGDRALEMLPDRSSPPAPPVIHDEPESFQIHDAAHNIAGEVRLEKGDVAAGFAAADLVLERTYQLPAVQHAHLEPHVSLTWLEDDGTLTVRSSTQVPFHCQRILSELFDLPSDRIRVFKSKIGGGFGNKQEILTEDLCVWATLKTGRPVRWQFTRQEEFTATTSRHATHITLKIGMTRDGTITAMEMGAIANTGAYGNHGTQVVFLTGSMPLGLYRCAHQRFVGRSVYTTTMPAGAFRGYGATQGVFAVECHLDEMAAILGLDSLALRRRQVITPQGEILLGSDHHFHLIGSYGLEEAVARVQQRLGNSAPVVEGSRRRGVGYAIAMQGSGLAKIHEARVSLRLKPDGRYELRTGAVDVGTGSDTTLRQIIADQLSTTVEAIDLIAADTQQTPFDAGSYASATLYISGTACLRAAQELRSLLLHQASQLLNLSSTDLSLASTQVMGPTSLPLTTLAEKVLATGEILTVEQSYAADASTLTFAVQGVEVEVDLDTGRVTVLRCVQVLDIGKAINPRICEGQAIGGTVMGLGYALQEELIRDSQGQTVNPLFRTYRLPLAKEIPPIEIEFIEQPDPHGPLGAKGIGEIGTNCTAPAVANAIANATGVRLYQLPMTPERVWRALHERHDP
- a CDS encoding nucleotidyltransferase family protein; protein product: MTYAALLLAAGASHRMGRCKTTLPWGDRPSLLTYQTEQMHQAGLIPIVVLGSHNAHRQVDCAPNTQIVINPHPEQGKVSSILSGLAHLPTDVTALVLCAIDQPRPADLYVALLNAYKRHAAPIVAPIYQGKLGHPLLFSATLLPHLHQIRDETLGLRAVVQQVYDQIHRVEWPSALVHDDFNTPKAYTQAHATLLSTYRGDG
- a CDS encoding ATP-binding protein; protein product: MDTAFLTQLHAYCQDDAAFAELQQILATSGPAVPTLLPMGQQSILFRVITKIRESLDLATIFQTTATEVRQTLNADRVGVFRFYPNSGWDDGVFVSEDVVPPYRSAIAAKVHDHCFGESYARRYQKGKVYAIDDIYAAHLSPCHISILEQFQVQANLVVPLLQGQYLWGLLCIHQCARPRLWRPAEIHFAQQVATHLSVAIRQAELLETTRQQAEQLAQMLQDLRHSQTQLIQHEKMSSLGQLVAGVAHEINNPVNFIYGNLSHAQQYAQDLINLIGLYQQIYPDPPQSIHDRIDDIDLDFLQIDILSTLKSMQVGADRIRQIVLSLRNFSRLDEADMKRANLHEGLNSTLLILHHQLKATTHHPAIEVVRDYGDLPQVDCLPGQLNQVFMNILSNAIDALRSTGAPDEPFITIRTFCTKAIAPQPETITIAIADNGPGIPANIQPRLFDPFFTTKPIGEGTGLGLAISYRIVTENHHGTIRCISHPGQGCEFQITIPVTQGAIASE
- a CDS encoding XdhC family protein, translating into MTLEFYRQVLDVLCQEPVAIATVIHTQRSVPREVGAMMAITGDRTWNTIGGGAGEAAVIEAGRDVLCQGIPQRVTIDLAATAQPGRHGVCGGQMQVWVAPWVGDEAIALLQILITQLSAGHAVTLTIPLSDTLPTLSITLLNQSAIAPDGQQFFHVLHPSPTLLIVGAGHVGLSLARLAQVIDFQVWIQDDRPDLWPTLPPGVIATEHLPTLPPASYIALVTRSYHHDLTALRSLLQAPNPRYIGMIGSRARIHRVFKQLEQDGVEGDRLSSIHAPIGLDIGALTPEEIAVSICAQLIQIRRCKPSVP